A stretch of Aerococcaceae bacterium zg-252 DNA encodes these proteins:
- a CDS encoding alpha/beta hydrolase produces MKWLKLLFLVLLFLLVLAYSGVSVYLARSIVKPIPMTLEQEEQWEKEHGMWNDFDQYDVEEYSVQGVDDYQLHAALVKAENPASNKYVIITHGFRSNRNGAVKYVPVYRALGYNCIIYDVRGHGKNTPVTVTLGQIESQDLMKLIDDTYQRYGSDIYLGLQGESMGSSISLNALNYNPNIRFIVADCGFTNLYDLIDAGYDANHVRFLMSGVNLVTKYIYGVDMKLTSAIDAVGHNHSIPVTFIHGADDVFITPDNSEKLSQANGSDDKVLIVKGAAHAESREVLGIEGYQKLVQQNPNVK; encoded by the coding sequence ATGAAGTGGTTAAAACTATTATTCCTAGTCTTATTATTCTTGTTGGTGCTAGCTTATAGTGGTGTGTCGGTCTATCTTGCGAGAAGTATTGTTAAACCAATTCCAATGACATTGGAGCAAGAAGAACAGTGGGAAAAAGAGCATGGTATGTGGAATGATTTTGACCAATATGATGTGGAAGAATACAGTGTGCAAGGTGTAGACGATTATCAATTGCACGCAGCATTGGTTAAGGCAGAAAATCCAGCTAGCAATAAATATGTTATTATTACGCATGGTTTTCGTTCCAATCGTAATGGTGCAGTTAAATATGTGCCTGTTTATCGAGCCTTAGGATACAATTGTATTATTTATGATGTTCGTGGGCATGGGAAGAATACTCCGGTTACTGTCACATTAGGGCAGATAGAGTCACAGGACTTGATGAAATTGATTGATGATACTTATCAACGTTATGGTTCGGATATTTATTTAGGATTGCAAGGTGAGTCAATGGGCAGTTCCATTTCGCTTAATGCCTTGAACTATAATCCTAATATTCGTTTTATTGTGGCGGATTGTGGTTTTACTAATCTGTATGATTTGATTGACGCTGGTTATGATGCGAATCATGTGCGTTTTCTAATGTCAGGTGTCAATTTGGTGACGAAATATATTTACGGTGTTGACATGAAATTAACGAGTGCGATTGACGCAGTTGGACACAATCATTCGATTCCAGTCACGTTTATTCATGGTGCAGATGATGTATTTATTACACCGGATAATAGTGAAAAATTATCCCAAGCTAATGGAAGTGATGATAAGGTCTTAATCGTTAAGGGTGCTGCTCATGCAGAATCTCGTGAAGTGTTAGGTATTGAAGGTTATCAAAAGTTAGTTCAGCAAAATCCTAATGTAAAGTAG